In Spirosoma aureum, a single genomic region encodes these proteins:
- a CDS encoding OmpA family protein, which produces MKYTTVLFGILLWFATEQIQAQPGLRGEYYNGTNFDRKVGTRIDPAIRFNWRDRTPARGVDKSYYSIRWTGKLLAPTTGQYGFYAKVDDGIRVWVGNKKVIDSWQLNDSKSFTGTVILQAGQYYDLRVDYFNAMLEGEIELYWQKPDAKKLVSDRFNTPSEPITAEYFFQKKPVAIAAPKPVPVSPKASPVQTPKQTVTTPGRIAKLAPRPVRPSVVKPGAGPKPVSTTKASTNSPAPERSVEPELKLTIGETVVLRTVQFEQSSYTLLPESTAELNRLVQALKTNPNWMIDIEGHTDNVGDPRLNLALSENRAKVVASYLSRRGIHDNRIETKGYGGTQPIADNTTETERVKNRRVAIKIH; this is translated from the coding sequence ATGAAATACACAACCGTACTTTTCGGAATTCTGCTCTGGTTTGCAACTGAGCAGATACAAGCCCAGCCGGGCCTGAGGGGTGAGTATTATAACGGCACCAACTTCGACCGGAAAGTCGGAACACGGATAGATCCAGCCATTCGGTTCAATTGGCGAGATCGTACTCCGGCAAGGGGCGTCGACAAATCCTATTATTCCATTCGCTGGACGGGCAAACTGCTGGCTCCGACCACCGGACAATACGGATTTTATGCGAAAGTAGATGATGGCATTCGGGTTTGGGTAGGCAATAAGAAAGTAATCGATTCCTGGCAACTAAATGACTCCAAAAGCTTTACAGGTACCGTAATTCTACAGGCTGGTCAATACTATGATTTGCGAGTCGATTATTTTAATGCCATGCTTGAGGGTGAAATTGAGCTTTACTGGCAAAAGCCCGACGCAAAAAAACTAGTTTCGGACCGATTCAATACCCCCAGCGAGCCGATAACAGCAGAATATTTCTTTCAAAAAAAGCCAGTAGCCATTGCCGCGCCCAAGCCGGTTCCGGTGTCGCCTAAAGCATCGCCGGTTCAGACTCCGAAACAAACAGTTACCACGCCTGGCAGAATTGCCAAATTGGCTCCCAGGCCAGTTCGTCCGTCGGTTGTAAAGCCAGGAGCGGGACCTAAGCCCGTATCAACTACTAAAGCGTCAACGAACTCACCAGCACCCGAGCGGTCAGTTGAGCCAGAATTGAAACTGACAATTGGTGAAACAGTCGTGTTGCGTACAGTTCAGTTTGAGCAGAGCAGTTATACCTTATTACCTGAATCGACAGCCGAGTTGAATCGATTGGTGCAGGCTCTGAAAACAAATCCGAACTGGATGATTGACATAGAAGGGCATACCGACAATGTCGGTGATCCCCGTTTGAATCTGGCACTTTCTGAAAACCGCGCTAAAGTTGTTGCCAGCTATCTGAGTCGGCGGGGCATACATGACAATCGTATTGAGACAAAAGGCTATGGTGGAACACAACCCATTGCTGACAACACGACCGAAACAGAGCGGGTCAAGAATCGACGTGTAGCCATCAAAATCCACTAA
- a CDS encoding SusD/RagB family nutrient-binding outer membrane lipoprotein, with the protein MNRAYKSIFSILFGLQLFSCSSIVENLNVDPNNPTNSTASLLLTGTEIANMATQEGMASRLTTIWDGYASGADRQWLDYHNYNVSAGVYDGDWNLVFTGTNANALLTINQATALGNRKMAAIAKILRANALATGTELWGDIPFDQAGDITKFPNPAFEPQATVYTKLLALLDDAITDLKSGVGTVSTEDIHFAGDATKWTQVAYTLKARLLTDTKQYDAAYTAAQTGVSAYANSLYAPHGTTTNVNQNAYFSFLASSRTGDINAVGAYNVSLLNPTNARYRGNAKTIETARFKFYYLENGINSPGKIEPNTTAAAGFFAQSASFPLVTYQENILTLAEMALRSGKGFTTALGHLNAYRAFLNTGGYITTTYLTAGAYKYEPYVAADFAAGGIENADGITADNALLREILQERYVSFYGQHLGWNDERRTRTEAYGIKLTPNTGTALPWRFIYPQNEINSNPSTPKPVPPTFDAPAIYK; encoded by the coding sequence ATGAATCGAGCCTATAAATCCATTTTTTCGATATTGTTTGGTCTACAGCTTTTCTCCTGCTCGTCTATTGTTGAGAATCTGAACGTAGATCCAAACAACCCGACCAACTCAACGGCCAGCCTGTTGCTGACCGGCACTGAGATTGCGAACATGGCTACCCAGGAAGGGATGGCCAGTCGACTGACAACCATCTGGGATGGGTACGCTTCTGGTGCCGACCGGCAATGGCTGGATTACCACAACTACAACGTATCGGCGGGCGTCTATGATGGTGACTGGAATCTGGTTTTCACCGGAACAAATGCCAATGCGCTCCTGACCATCAATCAGGCAACGGCGCTTGGAAACCGGAAAATGGCGGCCATTGCCAAAATTTTGCGGGCCAATGCGCTGGCAACGGGTACCGAACTTTGGGGTGATATTCCGTTTGATCAGGCGGGCGACATTACCAAATTCCCGAATCCCGCCTTTGAACCACAGGCAACGGTATACACCAAATTACTGGCGCTGCTCGACGATGCTATTACGGATCTGAAATCAGGAGTAGGCACGGTTAGTACTGAAGATATTCACTTTGCGGGCGATGCCACGAAATGGACGCAGGTTGCCTACACGCTGAAAGCCCGATTGCTGACCGATACGAAACAGTATGATGCGGCTTATACGGCCGCTCAAACGGGGGTTAGTGCCTATGCCAATTCGCTGTATGCACCTCACGGTACAACCACCAATGTGAACCAAAATGCGTACTTCTCGTTTCTGGCCAGTTCACGAACCGGCGACATTAACGCGGTTGGCGCTTATAACGTCAGTTTACTGAATCCGACCAATGCACGGTATAGAGGCAATGCGAAAACCATTGAGACGGCTCGGTTCAAGTTCTATTATTTAGAGAACGGCATCAACAGCCCTGGCAAAATTGAGCCCAATACAACGGCAGCCGCTGGTTTCTTTGCTCAGAGCGCCAGTTTTCCGCTCGTAACGTACCAGGAAAACATTCTGACACTGGCCGAAATGGCCTTACGTTCGGGAAAAGGATTTACGACTGCTTTGGGGCACCTGAATGCGTACCGGGCTTTTCTGAATACGGGTGGGTATATCACCACGACCTATCTCACAGCCGGAGCCTACAAATATGAACCGTACGTAGCGGCAGACTTTGCGGCTGGTGGTATTGAAAATGCCGATGGCATCACGGCCGACAATGCACTGCTTCGGGAAATTTTGCAGGAACGCTACGTTTCGTTCTATGGCCAGCACCTGGGCTGGAACGACGAGCGCCGGACCCGCACCGAAGCGTATGGGATCAAGCTGACACCCAACACGGGTACGGCGCTCCCGTGGCGGTTCATTTATCCGCAAAATGAGATCAATTCCAACCCAAGTACACCTAAGCCGGTGCCGCCAACGTTCGACGCTCCGGCTATTTATAAGTAG